A genome region from Candidatus Neomarinimicrobiota bacterium includes the following:
- a CDS encoding YggS family pyridoxal phosphate-dependent enzyme yields the protein MINLTTLELVRERIENALRSTSRENEPPVEIVAVTKAFPGKYIISAYESGLLTIGENRVQEAEQKFKKLPQLPGLKRRLIGHLQSNKARKALAIFDTIDSVNSIKLARRLSKATAEKGEPFPVLAQVNTAADPAKFGFALNETDLLLEMADLPGLRVDGLMTIGEITQDKARTRRTFQRLREMRDNLNAQLTNEKQMRELSMGMTADFEMAVEEGATMIRIGTALFGERPR from the coding sequence GTGATTAATCTCACCACTCTTGAATTGGTCAGGGAGCGGATCGAAAATGCCCTCAGATCCACTAGCCGCGAGAACGAACCCCCGGTTGAAATCGTTGCCGTTACCAAGGCTTTCCCCGGCAAATATATTATCAGCGCTTACGAGTCTGGCCTGTTGACCATCGGTGAAAACAGGGTTCAAGAGGCGGAACAGAAATTCAAAAAACTTCCACAACTTCCAGGCCTGAAGCGCCGCCTCATCGGTCACCTCCAGTCTAATAAGGCCCGCAAAGCCCTAGCAATTTTCGATACAATTGATTCAGTGAACTCTATTAAGTTGGCGCGGCGACTGTCAAAGGCAACCGCTGAAAAGGGGGAGCCATTTCCTGTTCTGGCTCAAGTTAACACAGCGGCCGACCCAGCAAAATTTGGCTTTGCTTTGAATGAAACGGACCTTCTACTAGAGATGGCTGACCTGCCAGGCTTACGCGTTGACGGCCTCATGACTATCGGGGAAATTACACAAGACAAAGCACGCACCAGGAGGACCTTTCAGAGACTACGAGAAATGCGCGACAACCTGAACGCGCAGCTCACAAACGAGAAACAGATGCGGGAACTCTCCATGGGCATGACGGCGGACTTCGAGATGGCGGTGGA